In Phreatobacter aquaticus, a single genomic region encodes these proteins:
- a CDS encoding HAD family hydrolase, with protein MTMMTPTKPTAVFDIGQVLLRWDPVNSFTRLLGDPERARAVMDEIDFHGWHAHQDAGRLVADAVADHVSRFPHHGEVISAYYDNWLDSVPGEVPGTRALFETLADQGPVFGISNFSREMFDRTVPAYPFLKRFTDLVLSADVRINKPDPRIYRILAERNGLTPSSLIFIDDNPANVAAAQAEGWDGIVFTDAPSLSAALRARGLEV; from the coding sequence ATGACCATGATGACACCGACCAAGCCGACAGCTGTCTTCGATATCGGACAAGTCTTGCTGCGCTGGGACCCCGTGAACAGCTTTACCCGGCTGCTCGGCGACCCTGAGCGTGCAAGGGCCGTGATGGACGAGATCGACTTCCACGGCTGGCACGCGCACCAGGATGCCGGCCGGCTGGTGGCCGACGCCGTGGCCGATCATGTCAGTCGCTTTCCCCACCATGGCGAGGTCATCAGCGCCTATTACGACAATTGGCTGGACAGCGTGCCAGGCGAGGTCCCCGGCACCCGCGCGCTGTTCGAGACATTGGCGGATCAGGGGCCGGTCTTCGGCATTTCCAACTTCTCGCGGGAAATGTTCGACCGGACCGTGCCGGCCTATCCGTTCCTCAAGCGCTTCACGGACCTGGTGCTCTCGGCCGATGTCCGCATCAACAAGCCCGATCCCCGGATCTATCGGATCCTGGCGGAGCGCAACGGCCTGACGCCGTCCAGCCTGATCTTCATCGACGACAACCCCGCCAATGTCGCGGCCGCTCAGGCCGAGGGCTGGGACGGCATCGTGTTCACCGACGCCCCTTCGCTTTCCGCCGCACTGCGCGCACGGGGGCTTGAGGTCTGA
- a CDS encoding ATP-binding protein, with translation MDPFALIAGIATAFAVAGLAALFRLALVRRALSRKTAALEETVETLTDRVFELAESEERHRGLIDSLGDLVVRRDRVGFVTYANQAYADLLGLQPGKLVGTELMHTVAETTPERHDADGSHGADERVVTPTGERWIAWRHHAVRGADGRLDEIQSVGRDITDRKGSEAELALSRARAEAASSAKSRFLATVSHEIRTPLNGIMGMADLLIDTRLTPEQKTYASAVKTSGEALLNLIEEILDFTKIEAGRLDLEEAPFELVPLIEGVAELLGPRAHGKGLDLATAIAPDVPARLVGDATRLRQVILNLAGNAVKFTEAGGAALTVDRSADSLMVAVRDTGPGIAPDDVERIFSEFEQGETTFARRHAGTGLGLAISRRIISHMGGELSVDTVLGKGSTFRIRLPLKAAGSAVATPERLDGLSVAIVSGRGVEKAVLARRLAARGAEVTRFEDPSEIATDARFDTVLVDHRLGETAIGETVAALKARAGRIVLVVTPSARGDVARWRDQGISGWLVSPVREASLVMQMRPTEAGIATSDPLTDAEPARREARVPATGDQRRRILIAEDNEINALLARRLIEKLGHEPIWKADGRAAAAAALDPAERIDLVLMDMQMPECDGLSAAKMIRAGEPEGQRLPIIALTANAFAEDRAAAVAAGMDGFLTKPLDADRLAETLAGYAGFRPQAPVRAVRRKAKGRR, from the coding sequence GTGGATCCGTTTGCCCTGATCGCCGGCATTGCGACCGCCTTCGCCGTCGCCGGCCTCGCTGCCCTGTTCCGCCTCGCCCTGGTCCGGCGCGCCCTGTCCCGCAAGACAGCAGCGCTCGAGGAAACGGTCGAGACGCTGACCGACCGGGTGTTCGAGCTCGCCGAGAGCGAGGAGCGCCATCGCGGGCTGATCGACTCGCTGGGCGATCTGGTGGTCCGGCGCGACCGCGTCGGCTTCGTCACCTATGCCAACCAGGCCTATGCCGATCTTCTGGGGCTTCAGCCCGGCAAGCTGGTTGGCACTGAACTGATGCATACGGTTGCGGAGACCACGCCGGAGCGTCATGACGCCGACGGCTCCCATGGCGCCGACGAACGGGTCGTCACGCCAACGGGAGAGCGGTGGATCGCCTGGCGCCACCATGCGGTGCGCGGCGCCGACGGCCGGCTCGACGAGATCCAGTCGGTCGGCCGCGACATTACCGACCGCAAGGGGTCGGAGGCCGAGCTGGCGCTGTCGCGCGCCCGCGCCGAGGCGGCAAGCTCCGCCAAGTCGCGGTTTCTGGCCACCGTCAGCCACGAGATCCGCACGCCGCTCAACGGCATCATGGGCATGGCCGATCTGTTGATCGACACCAGGCTGACGCCGGAACAGAAGACCTATGCCAGCGCGGTGAAGACCTCCGGCGAGGCGCTGCTCAACCTGATCGAGGAGATCCTCGACTTCACCAAGATCGAGGCCGGCCGCCTGGACCTGGAGGAAGCGCCGTTCGAGCTGGTGCCGCTGATCGAGGGCGTTGCCGAACTTCTGGGGCCGCGCGCCCATGGCAAGGGGCTGGATCTCGCCACCGCGATCGCGCCGGACGTGCCGGCCCGCCTCGTCGGCGATGCAACCCGGCTCCGGCAGGTGATCCTCAACCTCGCCGGCAATGCGGTGAAATTCACCGAGGCCGGCGGCGCGGCGCTGACCGTCGACCGCTCCGCCGACAGCCTGATGGTGGCGGTCCGCGACACCGGCCCGGGCATCGCCCCGGATGATGTCGAGCGCATCTTCAGTGAATTCGAGCAGGGCGAGACGACATTCGCCCGCCGCCATGCCGGAACAGGTCTCGGTCTTGCCATTTCGCGGCGCATCATCAGCCATATGGGCGGCGAGCTCTCGGTCGACACCGTGCTCGGCAAGGGCTCGACCTTTCGCATCCGCCTGCCGCTGAAGGCTGCCGGCAGCGCGGTGGCGACGCCCGAGCGGCTGGATGGCCTGTCGGTGGCGATCGTCTCCGGCCGAGGCGTGGAAAAGGCCGTGCTGGCGCGCAGGCTGGCGGCGCGCGGCGCCGAAGTCACCCGGTTCGAGGACCCGTCCGAGATTGCCACCGATGCCCGCTTCGACACCGTGCTGGTCGACCACCGGCTCGGCGAGACAGCCATCGGCGAAACGGTCGCCGCCCTCAAGGCGCGGGCCGGCCGCATCGTGCTGGTGGTGACGCCCTCGGCACGCGGCGATGTCGCCCGCTGGCGAGACCAAGGCATTTCCGGCTGGCTCGTCTCGCCGGTGCGGGAAGCCTCCCTCGTCATGCAGATGCGCCCGACGGAGGCCGGTATCGCCACATCCGATCCGCTCACCGATGCAGAGCCGGCCAGGCGCGAGGCAAGGGTGCCGGCGACTGGCGACCAGCGTCGGCGGATCCTGATTGCCGAGGACAACGAGATCAATGCGCTGCTGGCGCGCCGGCTGATCGAGAAGCTTGGCCATGAGCCAATCTGGAAGGCCGATGGCCGCGCGGCGGCAGCAGCCGCGCTCGACCCTGCGGAGCGGATCGATCTCGTGCTGATGGACATGCAGATGCCCGAATGCGACGGGCTGTCGGCGGCCAAGATGATCCGCGCCGGGGAGCCAGAGGGCCAGCGCCTGCCGATCATTGCGCTGACCGCCAATGCCTTCGCCGAGGACCGGGCGGCTGCGGTTGCCGCCGGCATGGACGGGTTTCTGACAAAACCCCTCGATGCCGACAGGCTGGCCGAGACACTCGCCGGCTATGCCGGCTTCAGACCTCAAGCCCCCGTGCGCGCAGTGCGGCGGAAAGCGAAGGGGCGTCGGTGA
- a CDS encoding YifB family Mg chelatase-like AAA ATPase, whose amino-acid sequence MVQRVATVAFEGIEAKPVDVQVHVLTGQVVFNIVGLPDKAVSEARERVRSALVASGLALPGKRITVNLAPADLPKEGSHFDLPIALGLMAAIGAIPADALGGFMVLGELALDGRITPVAGVLPAAMAANGMGLGIICPAACGPEAAWAGEDVEVLAPDNLVQLANHFKGTQVLSRPKPGIRTVEAPLADLRDIKGQESAKRALEIAAAGGHALLMNGPPGSGKSMLASRMPSILPPLSPAELLEVSMIHSVAGELQGGELTTRRPFRNPHHSASMAALIGGGLRVRPGEVSLAHHGVLFLDELPEFQPQVLDGLRQPIETGEAVIARANQRVSFPARFQLVAAMNPCRCGHATEPGYACKRMPNERCMADYQAKISGPLIDRMDLVIEVPAVSAADLILPPPAEGSREVGERVAMARALQAERYRGLGLKAMLNAHAPPSVLDTVATPDKGGLALLHDAADTMRLTARGYHRVLKVARTLADLDGASTIGRLHLAEALSYRGATDRARAAA is encoded by the coding sequence ATGGTGCAGCGGGTCGCGACGGTCGCATTCGAGGGCATCGAGGCCAAGCCGGTCGACGTGCAGGTGCACGTGCTCACCGGCCAGGTCGTGTTCAATATTGTCGGCCTGCCGGACAAGGCGGTGAGCGAAGCGCGCGAGCGGGTGCGCTCGGCGCTGGTGGCGTCCGGCTTGGCGCTGCCGGGCAAGCGGATCACCGTCAATCTGGCGCCCGCCGATCTGCCCAAGGAAGGCTCGCATTTCGACTTGCCGATCGCGCTTGGCCTGATGGCGGCGATCGGCGCCATTCCGGCGGATGCGCTGGGCGGGTTCATGGTGCTGGGCGAACTGGCGCTCGATGGCCGCATCACGCCGGTCGCCGGTGTGCTGCCCGCCGCGATGGCCGCCAACGGGATGGGGCTCGGCATCATCTGTCCGGCTGCCTGCGGCCCGGAAGCGGCATGGGCCGGCGAGGATGTCGAGGTGCTCGCGCCCGACAACCTGGTCCAGCTCGCCAATCATTTCAAAGGCACGCAGGTGCTATCGCGCCCCAAGCCGGGCATCCGGACGGTGGAAGCGCCACTTGCCGATCTCCGCGACATCAAGGGCCAGGAAAGCGCCAAACGGGCGCTGGAGATCGCGGCCGCCGGTGGCCATGCGCTGTTGATGAACGGGCCGCCGGGCTCGGGCAAGTCGATGCTGGCGAGCCGCATGCCATCGATCCTGCCGCCCTTGTCGCCGGCCGAACTGCTGGAAGTCTCGATGATCCATTCGGTCGCCGGCGAATTGCAGGGCGGCGAGCTGACGACCCGCCGGCCCTTCCGCAATCCGCATCACTCCGCCTCGATGGCAGCCCTGATCGGCGGCGGGCTGAGGGTGAGACCCGGCGAGGTGTCGCTGGCCCACCACGGCGTGCTGTTCCTCGACGAATTGCCGGAGTTCCAGCCGCAGGTGCTGGACGGCCTGCGCCAGCCAATCGAGACCGGCGAGGCGGTGATTGCCAGGGCGAACCAGCGCGTCAGTTTCCCCGCGCGGTTCCAGCTGGTCGCGGCAATGAACCCCTGCCGCTGCGGTCATGCGACCGAACCGGGCTATGCCTGCAAGCGCATGCCGAACGAGCGCTGCATGGCCGATTACCAGGCCAAGATTTCCGGCCCGCTGATCGACCGGATGGATCTGGTCATCGAGGTGCCGGCGGTCTCGGCAGCCGATCTGATCCTGCCGCCGCCAGCCGAGGGCAGCCGGGAGGTTGGCGAGCGCGTGGCCATGGCGCGCGCGCTGCAGGCCGAGCGCTATCGCGGGCTCGGGCTGAAGGCCATGTTGAACGCCCATGCGCCGCCCTCGGTGCTCGACACGGTGGCAACGCCGGACAAGGGCGGCCTGGCGCTGCTGCACGACGCCGCCGACACGATGCGGCTCACCGCACGGGGCTATCACCGGGTGCTGAAGGTCGCCCGCACGCTCGCCGATCTTGATGGCGCCAGCACCATCGGCCGGCTGCATCTTGCCGAGGCGCTGAGCTATCGCGGCGCCACCGACAGGGCCCGCGCCGCCGCCTGA
- the gshB gene encoding glutathione synthase encodes MRLKVAVQMDHIETIKIKGDSGFALLLEAQSRGHEVAVYHPDQLSMRDGVVTAFASPLQVRDVEGDHFTKGAGSRVRVDEFDVVLMRQDPPFDLHYITATHFLERVTPKTLVVNDPFHVRNAPEKIFVTLFPQLMPTTLISRDADDIRAFRKEMGDIVMKPLYGHGGAGVFRIRAEDENFGSFLDMFSATSREPWVIQRYLPAVRDGDKRIILVDGKFAGAVNRVPAADDLRSNMVRGGAAETTQLSEREREICDTIGPELKKRGLLLTGIDVIGGNLTEINVTAPTGIRAIKRLGGPDLAVTVWDAIEAKRA; translated from the coding sequence ATGCGGCTCAAGGTCGCCGTCCAGATGGACCACATCGAGACCATCAAGATCAAGGGTGACAGCGGCTTTGCCCTGCTGCTCGAAGCACAGAGCCGAGGCCACGAGGTCGCGGTCTATCATCCCGACCAATTGTCGATGCGCGACGGCGTGGTGACGGCCTTCGCCTCACCTCTGCAGGTGCGCGACGTCGAGGGCGATCATTTCACCAAGGGCGCGGGCAGCCGCGTGCGGGTGGACGAGTTCGATGTGGTGCTGATGCGCCAGGACCCGCCCTTCGACCTGCACTATATCACTGCCACCCATTTCCTGGAGCGCGTGACGCCGAAGACCCTGGTGGTCAACGACCCCTTCCACGTCCGCAACGCGCCGGAAAAGATCTTCGTCACGCTGTTCCCGCAGTTGATGCCGACGACACTGATCAGCCGCGACGCGGACGACATTCGCGCGTTCCGGAAGGAAATGGGCGACATCGTCATGAAGCCGCTCTACGGCCATGGCGGCGCCGGCGTGTTCCGCATCCGCGCCGAGGACGAGAATTTCGGCTCGTTCCTCGACATGTTCTCCGCCACCAGCCGCGAGCCCTGGGTGATCCAGCGCTATCTGCCGGCGGTGCGCGACGGCGACAAGCGGATCATCCTGGTCGACGGCAAGTTCGCCGGTGCGGTCAACCGGGTGCCGGCCGCCGACGATCTCCGGTCCAACATGGTGCGCGGCGGTGCCGCCGAGACGACCCAGCTCTCCGAGCGCGAGCGGGAAATCTGCGATACGATCGGACCGGAACTCAAGAAGCGCGGCCTGCTGCTCACCGGCATCGACGTGATCGGCGGCAATCTCACCGAGATCAACGTCACCGCACCGACCGGCATCCGCGCCATCAAGCGACTGGGCGGGCCAGATCTCGCGGTCACCGTCTGGGACGCGATCGAGGCGAAGCGGGCTTAA
- a CDS encoding YraN family protein, producing the protein MAREADPKRSGAWGRGRIAETVAVLMLRLKGYRILAQRWRAPGAEIDIIASRGNVLVFVEVKARANADAAEIALGPAQVRRITQAADLYCARNPRHATGDRRYDLILVSKGTWPRHIQGAFDANF; encoded by the coding sequence ATGGCGCGGGAGGCCGACCCGAAGCGCTCCGGCGCCTGGGGACGCGGCCGGATCGCCGAGACGGTCGCCGTCCTGATGCTGCGGCTGAAGGGCTATCGGATCCTGGCGCAGCGCTGGCGTGCACCGGGCGCCGAGATCGACATCATCGCGTCGCGCGGCAATGTTCTGGTATTTGTCGAGGTCAAAGCCCGTGCGAATGCCGACGCAGCCGAGATCGCGCTGGGTCCGGCGCAGGTCCGGCGCATCACGCAGGCCGCCGATCTCTATTGCGCCAGGAACCCTCGCCATGCGACGGGCGATAGGCGCTATGATCTGATCCTGGTTTCGAAAGGCACCTGGCCTCGCCATATCCAGGGCGCGTTCGACGCGAACTTCTGA
- the rsmI gene encoding 16S rRNA (cytidine(1402)-2'-O)-methyltransferase, with translation MSKFADPPAETPAAAPASRRYQIGGTVFTARVLEPGLHVVATPIGNLRDMTIRAIETMAAADVVACEDTRVSRRLVDHFGMTVSLVPYHEHNAAEMRPKLMARLAAGQAVALISDAGTPLVSDPGFKLVEAVRAAGLPVVPVPGPSAVLAALVAAGLPTDAFFFDGFLPPKTAGRRSRAKTLSTVPGSLVFFESGPRLAASLADLAAELGERQAAVCRELTKSHEEVRRGTLGELAAHYAGAADPKGEIVLVIGPPGEAPPPEAADVDAMLVQALGSHSVKDAAGLVAEATGLARRDLYQRALDLQAKARG, from the coding sequence ATGTCCAAGTTTGCCGATCCCCCTGCCGAAACGCCTGCCGCAGCCCCTGCCTCGCGCCGCTACCAGATCGGCGGAACCGTGTTCACGGCGCGCGTGCTGGAGCCCGGCCTCCATGTCGTGGCGACCCCGATCGGCAATCTGCGCGACATGACGATCCGCGCCATCGAGACGATGGCCGCCGCCGATGTGGTGGCCTGCGAGGACACCCGTGTTTCCCGCAGACTGGTCGATCATTTCGGCATGACCGTGTCGCTGGTGCCCTATCACGAGCACAATGCAGCCGAGATGCGCCCGAAGCTGATGGCCCGGCTTGCCGCGGGACAGGCGGTGGCCCTGATCTCCGATGCCGGCACGCCGCTGGTCTCCGATCCGGGCTTCAAGCTGGTGGAAGCCGTGCGCGCAGCAGGCCTTCCCGTGGTGCCGGTGCCCGGCCCCTCCGCCGTGCTGGCGGCTCTGGTCGCGGCGGGACTGCCGACCGATGCCTTCTTCTTCGACGGGTTCCTGCCGCCAAAGACCGCTGGTCGTCGCAGCCGGGCGAAGACCTTGTCAACCGTGCCGGGCTCGCTGGTGTTCTTCGAGAGCGGCCCGAGGCTCGCCGCATCGCTGGCCGATCTCGCCGCCGAGCTTGGCGAGCGTCAGGCCGCCGTCTGCCGGGAACTGACCAAGAGCCACGAGGAGGTGCGGCGCGGCACGCTTGGCGAACTCGCCGCCCATTATGCAGGCGCCGCCGATCCCAAGGGCGAGATCGTGCTGGTCATCGGCCCGCCGGGCGAGGCGCCGCCGCCTGAAGCCGCCGATGTCGATGCCATGCTGGTGCAGGCGCTTGGTAGCCATTCGGTGAAGGATGCCGCCGGCCTGGTGGCGGAGGCGACGGGGCTTGCCCGCCGCGACCTCTACCAGCGCGCCCTCGACCTTCAGGCCAAGGCCCGCGGCTGA
- a CDS encoding penicillin-binding protein activator, with product MKIKLSDGQRFGLMRRTVRSWPFAGLAATSLALALAGCSGANVGGPPTPVPVGTAPTAQAAPGSGTTIGTGSVKVALILPLTAGGAAGNTATVLRNAAEMAVAEFQNPDITILVKDDGGTAAGAQAAAQAALQEGAELILGPLLAESVRGAAAVARPAGKPIMAYSTDTSVATRGVYLMSFTPQNTVDRIVQHAAQMGKRSYAAFVPDSAFGQVVQGAFQEAVSRSGGRVVAIEKFPLDPAGVTAAAARLSGIAGQIDAIFVPDPYDGAALRALSAANVDIRRVQVLGVGPWVGNRAAAQAAPSALYAAPDEAGFQNFAGRYRARFGQDPARIASLTYDSVSLVAALVRTQGTQRFSETVLTNSSGFNGVDGLFRFRADGSPQRGLAVIQAGGRVVSPAPRTFGGGS from the coding sequence GTGAAAATCAAATTGTCCGATGGGCAACGTTTCGGTCTGATGCGGCGGACCGTCCGGAGCTGGCCTTTCGCGGGCCTTGCGGCGACTTCCCTTGCGCTGGCGCTGGCCGGCTGTTCCGGGGCCAATGTCGGTGGACCGCCGACGCCGGTTCCCGTCGGCACCGCGCCCACAGCGCAGGCCGCGCCCGGTTCAGGCACCACAATTGGCACCGGATCGGTGAAAGTGGCGCTGATCCTGCCGCTGACGGCTGGCGGTGCCGCCGGCAACACCGCGACCGTTCTGCGCAATGCCGCCGAAATGGCGGTCGCCGAATTCCAGAACCCCGACATCACCATCCTGGTCAAGGATGATGGCGGCACTGCCGCGGGCGCCCAGGCGGCCGCCCAGGCAGCCCTGCAGGAAGGCGCCGAACTGATTCTCGGGCCCCTGCTCGCCGAATCGGTGCGCGGCGCGGCTGCGGTGGCGCGCCCGGCCGGCAAGCCGATCATGGCCTATTCGACCGATACCAGCGTCGCCACCCGCGGCGTCTATCTGATGAGCTTCACGCCGCAGAACACCGTCGACCGGATCGTTCAGCACGCCGCCCAGATGGGCAAGCGCTCCTATGCGGCCTTCGTGCCCGACTCGGCCTTCGGCCAGGTCGTGCAGGGGGCTTTCCAGGAGGCGGTGAGCCGCTCGGGCGGGCGTGTCGTCGCCATCGAGAAATTCCCGCTCGATCCCGCAGGTGTCACCGCTGCCGCCGCGCGCCTGAGCGGCATTGCCGGCCAGATCGACGCGATCTTCGTGCCCGATCCCTATGATGGCGCGGCGCTGCGTGCGCTGTCGGCGGCCAATGTCGACATTCGCCGCGTGCAGGTGCTGGGCGTCGGCCCGTGGGTCGGCAATCGCGCAGCTGCCCAGGCGGCGCCGTCGGCGCTCTATGCCGCGCCTGATGAGGCCGGCTTCCAGAACTTCGCTGGCCGCTATCGCGCCCGCTTCGGCCAGGATCCGGCCCGCATCGCGTCGCTGACCTATGATTCCGTGTCGCTGGTGGCGGCACTGGTGCGCACGCAGGGCACGCAGCGCTTCTCGGAGACTGTCCTGACCAATTCGTCGGGCTTCAACGGCGTCGATGGCCTGTTCCGGTTCCGTGCCGACGGCTCGCCGCAGCGCGGCCTGGCCGTCATCCAGGCCGGTGGCCGGGTCGTCAGTCCGGCGCCGCGGACCTTTGGCGGCGGGTCCTGA
- a CDS encoding SDR family NAD(P)-dependent oxidoreductase produces the protein MATTTRPTAFVTGGGSGIGRALAKALAARGTTVCVADTNVAAAEAVAKECGDDASSLSLDVRDAAAMKRSIEEFATQNGRLDYMFNNAGIGIAGEVDDIPLSGWHRIVDINVYGVLHGVLAAYPIMLEQGFGHIVNTASLAGLGPAPLFTPYALTKHAVVGLSTSLRIEAASRGVRVSVVCPAAVETPLLDAENPGDLGIGWAPDARRFLTAMAGPPYPVEKCADDILAALDKNKSVIVLPGRARLAWRLGRLFPALVEKIGLSAVAKERSSRA, from the coding sequence ATGGCGACAACGACAAGGCCCACAGCATTCGTCACGGGCGGCGGTTCTGGGATCGGACGTGCCTTGGCCAAAGCATTGGCTGCGCGCGGCACGACAGTGTGTGTCGCAGACACGAACGTGGCCGCAGCGGAAGCGGTGGCCAAGGAATGTGGCGACGACGCCAGCAGCCTTTCACTTGATGTTCGCGATGCCGCCGCGATGAAAAGAAGCATCGAAGAATTTGCCACCCAGAACGGTCGCCTCGATTACATGTTCAACAATGCCGGCATCGGCATTGCCGGAGAGGTGGATGACATCCCTCTTTCAGGCTGGCACCGCATCGTTGACATCAATGTTTATGGTGTCCTCCATGGCGTCCTGGCGGCCTACCCCATCATGCTCGAGCAAGGATTCGGGCACATCGTCAACACAGCTTCACTGGCAGGACTGGGGCCGGCCCCGCTGTTCACGCCCTATGCTTTGACCAAGCACGCGGTCGTGGGCTTGAGCACCAGTTTGCGCATCGAGGCGGCCTCACGTGGTGTGCGGGTGAGCGTGGTGTGCCCCGCGGCTGTGGAAACACCGTTGCTCGATGCAGAGAACCCCGGTGACCTCGGCATTGGCTGGGCCCCCGATGCCAGACGCTTCCTCACCGCCATGGCAGGGCCACCCTATCCGGTCGAGAAGTGCGCGGACGACATCCTTGCCGCCCTGGACAAAAACAAGTCGGTGATCGTGCTTCCCGGTCGCGCCCGGCTGGCGTGGCGATTGGGTCGCCTGTTTCCCGCTCTGGTGGAAAAGATCGGGCTATCGGCAGTCGCCAAGGAGCGAAGTTCGCGGGCCTAG
- the chrA gene encoding chromate efflux transporter: MTTVTSETATPFPAVPFSEALAVWIKVGLFSFGGAAGQIAMLHTIIVDEKKWLDEKRFLHALNYCTLLPGPEAQQLATYIGWLLHGVRGGLVAGLLFVVPGALVVLGLTMLYVAAKGVPLVEGIFFGIKAAVLVIVVQALLKMAKRVGHTPLLYGLMVASFLAILVLKLPYPAIVAGAALAGALFVHPATESFTAPAAASGWLGRTLVTIAVWTLVWWAPVVIAALALGQGHVLTEIGLFFSKLAVVTFGGAYALLVWLAQAAVEQKHWLTAPEMADGLGLAETTPGPTILVTQFVGFLAAYRLPQPFSPMLAGILGALMTTWVTFAPSFLWIFAGAPYVEDLRSNRRLAGALQGITAAVIGVIAYLAVWFGLHVLFGQVGEASFGPFHLPTVDFKRFDIWAAVLSVAAFVLAFRFKVGMIALVGIMAVAGVAVKLTLG, encoded by the coding sequence ATGACCACCGTCACCTCCGAAACCGCCACTCCTTTTCCAGCGGTCCCGTTCTCCGAGGCCCTTGCGGTCTGGATCAAGGTCGGCCTGTTTTCATTCGGCGGCGCGGCAGGCCAGATCGCCATGCTGCACACGATCATCGTCGACGAGAAGAAATGGCTCGACGAGAAGCGGTTCCTGCACGCGCTGAACTATTGCACCCTGCTGCCGGGGCCGGAGGCGCAGCAGCTGGCGACCTATATCGGCTGGCTCTTGCACGGGGTGCGCGGCGGGCTGGTGGCGGGCCTCTTGTTCGTGGTGCCCGGCGCGCTCGTCGTCCTCGGCCTCACCATGCTCTATGTGGCTGCCAAGGGCGTGCCGCTGGTCGAGGGCATCTTCTTCGGCATCAAGGCGGCGGTGCTGGTGATCGTCGTGCAGGCGCTCCTGAAGATGGCCAAGCGCGTCGGCCATACGCCCCTGCTCTACGGACTGATGGTCGCCTCGTTCCTGGCGATCCTGGTGCTCAAGCTCCCCTACCCCGCCATCGTCGCCGGTGCGGCGCTGGCGGGCGCGCTGTTCGTCCATCCGGCCACAGAGAGCTTCACCGCGCCGGCTGCGGCGTCGGGGTGGCTCGGCCGCACGCTCGTCACCATCGCGGTCTGGACGCTGGTCTGGTGGGCGCCGGTGGTGATCGCCGCCCTGGCGCTCGGCCAAGGCCACGTGCTGACCGAGATCGGCCTGTTCTTCTCGAAGCTGGCGGTGGTCACCTTCGGGGGTGCCTATGCGCTGCTGGTCTGGCTGGCCCAGGCGGCGGTCGAGCAGAAGCACTGGCTGACCGCTCCCGAAATGGCCGATGGCCTGGGGCTAGCCGAGACAACACCGGGGCCGACCATTCTCGTCACCCAGTTCGTCGGCTTTCTCGCGGCCTATCGGCTGCCCCAGCCGTTCAGCCCGATGCTCGCCGGCATTCTCGGCGCGCTGATGACCACCTGGGTCACCTTCGCGCCGTCCTTCCTGTGGATCTTCGCCGGCGCGCCCTATGTCGAGGATCTGCGCTCGAACCGGCGGCTCGCCGGCGCGCTGCAGGGCATCACGGCGGCGGTGATCGGCGTCATCGCCTATCTCGCCGTCTGGTTCGGCCTGCACGTGCTGTTTGGTCAGGTCGGCGAAGCGAGCTTCGGGCCGTTCCACCTGCCGACCGTCGATTTCAAGCGCTTCGACATATGGGCGGCGGTGCTGTCGGTCGCGGCCTTCGTCCTCGCCTTCCGTTTCAAGGTCGGCATGATCGCGCTGGTCGGCATCATGGCGGTGGCGGGCGTAGCGGTGAAGCTGACGCTCGGCTAA